A section of the Xiphias gladius isolate SHS-SW01 ecotype Sanya breed wild chromosome 8, ASM1685928v1, whole genome shotgun sequence genome encodes:
- the si:ch211-127m7.2 gene encoding uncharacterized protein si:ch211-127m7.2 has protein sequence MSERHRALPPWMAEARAEEKEPLGSRRKRKAARAAFYCMNEKELVEAAVSYLTTGACQDVALLTDHKVEDEAGGTTVKKPASSKTKAKPVTEALEEESSDCSDAQETTYVSETDLDITEAETVPYAEKQQRQGPEGQRSGPTELEAEKREECSQTLSDAAEDDALRLVREIFFT, from the exons ATGTCGGAGAGACACCGGGCGCTGCCGCCCTGGATGGCGGAGGCGAGAGCGGAAGAAAAGGAGCCGCTGGGGAGCAGGAGAAAACGGAAAGCCGCACG AGCTGCTTTCTACTGCATGAACGAGAAAGAGCTGGTAGAAGCAGCTGTTTCGTATCTTACCACCGGTGCCTGCCAGGATGTGGCTCTTCTCACTGACCACAAG GTTGAAGACGAGGCGGGAGGCACCACTGTGAAGAAACCAGCCTCCTCGAAGACAAAAGCAAAGCCAGTGACAGAGGCTTTAGAGGAGGAGTCTTCAGACTGCAGTGATGCCCAGGAGACCACATATGTTTCAGAAACAGACTTGGACATTACTGAGGCGGAAACGGTGCCATACGCCGAGAAGCAGCAGCGTCAGGGACctgagggtcagaggtcaggacCCACTGAACTGGAGgctgagaaaagagaggagtgCTCACAGACGCTGTCAGATGCAGCGGAGGATGACGCCTTGCGGCTTGTGCGGGAAATTTTTTTCACCTGA
- the terb1 gene encoding telomere repeats-binding bouquet formation protein 1, whose translation MALKTLSHFKSEMDNTGAGSNSRNSIKTDLSLLLECLKFQMKCPDLQKQALLTIHSICEKREDNVDLLREMGGVAFVYNLSKSSIVHSDVKETALFTLGTLAEANVYCKNSLCRKETFADLAGWLMKEDIPVTQKRVSVYLLSVLVANNKTGQTLAQTTGCLDILLDLFRATFPLSTDATSIVANATHTYQLWTSVSSALCGCVNNPQNEEGQRICVAAFPIIKIWLQQIALPHPEISQSICSFIAMTVANNSSVQESFSASGGLETLTLSLVRLASVADTSLLSCQVSVTISKTLSACITDNSALASGLAQYGIVPYLFSLLASPNLDPEDRLSVLLTLGYCTEASEEHQSQLVQCGGLPLIITLLAEDTSEEVRKAATFILQTCKQATMSLGIPGLIARHEENEKVEPLINIESFKSSARELLRRIDQLEKKQAKEAEDKQEDTDPPPSAEGLVLPSLSPALRLPLQHKESIKTIPIAYRQTSTHKHIEAGGDDRVELQTVRNIIMKENDSELKNMSSNLSTREEKAKTSRRDEWCSVCNGTRAQMYFHVQSLEGGRELHKAKSQLFKPPAPVRHSVPKEIKYTDEEDLHGREISKVGKITAEEQSFSHSRCAGCILPFEKVTSRTFASLQSSCRHSCDMHKALQAATEQFRTHHCSLLFRREYQEDTGELTDRNSEAMSAAEQERSQEYWSETCLTPIHKGAWKGKSSLPGQHRKKHNGITLTPLHRGSKKETFTSHNKTERRRRNNSGHHVLDDEPKTSTDHCSTRRKRKNFSLEEVRNLLSGVKRFGFSWNSILWSYPFQPGRTNVDLAKKYMRLMRGGTQDAGCA comes from the exons atggctttaaaaacactgagtcattttaaaagtgaaatggATAACACAGGGGCTGGCAGCAACAGTCGTAATT CCATAAAGACAGATCTCAGCTTGCTGCTTGAGTGTCTGAAGTTTCAGATGAAATGTCCTGATTTACAGAAACAAGCTCTTCTCACCATTCACTCAATCTGTGAAAAGAGAG agGACAATGTGGACCTGCTGAGAGAAATGGGAGGTGTTGCATTTGTGTATAACCTCTCCAAATCCAGTATTGTTCATTCAGATGTTAAGGAGACTGCACTCTTTACGCTTGGCACGCTGGCAGAGGCCAATG TTTATTGCAAGAATTCCCTGTGCAGAAAGGAGACATTTGCAGACCTCGCTGGCTGGTTAATGAAAGAAGACATTCCGGTGACACAGAAGAGAGTGTCTGTCTATTTGCTGTCTGTGTTGGTAGCCAACAACA AAACAGGACAGACCTTAGCCCAAACCACTGGCTGCCTGGATATTCTCCTGGACCTCTTCAG ggcCACTTTCCCCCTCTCCACAGACGCTACTTCAATTGTAGCTAATGCTACTCACACCTACCAACTCTGGACCTCTGTGTCTAGTGCTCTCTGTGGATGTGTCAACAATCCTCAAAATG AGGAGGGTCAGCGTATTTGTGTGGCAGCCTTTCCCATAATAAAAATCTGGCTACAGCAGATTGCTCTGCCACACCCAGAGATTTCTCAATCAATATGTTCCTTCATAGCAATGACAGTTGCCAACAACT CCTCTGTTCAGGAGAGCTTTTCTGCCTCAGGGGGTTTGGAAACTCTCACTCTTTCACTGGTTCGTCTAGCTTCTGTGGCAGATACAAGCTTGTTGTCTTGCCAAGTTTCTGTCACTATATCCAAGACCCTGTCAGCTTGTATTACTGATAACT CTGCTCTGGCTTCGGGTCTGGCTCAGTATGGCATAGTTCCCTATCTCTTCTCCCTGCTGGCAAGCCCTAACCTGGACCCTGAGGACAGGCTCTCAGTTTTACTTACCCTGGGCTACTGCACTGAGGCATCTG AGGAGCACCAGTCCCAATTGGTGCAATGTGGAGGCCTGCCTCTTATCATAACTTTACTAGCAGAGGACACAAGTGAGGAGGTTAGGAAGGCTGCTACATTCATATTGCAGACCTGCAAACAGGCCA CCATGTCCTTGGGAATTCCTGGTCTGATAGCGAGACATGAGGAGAATGAAAAGGTGGAGCCCCTTATAAACATAGAAAGCTTCAAGAGCTCAGCCAGGGAGTTGCTGCGCAGGATTGACCAGCTAGAGAAGAAACAGGCAAAG GAGGctgaagacaaacaggaagacacAGACCCACCACCTTCAGCAGAAGGGCTAGTTCTACCGTCTCTATCTCCTGCCTTACGTCTACCCTTGCAGCATAAGGAGAGCATTAAAACCATCCCCATAGCATATAGACAGACCAGCACTCACAAGCATATAGAAGCAGGGGGTGACGACAGAGTTGAACTTCAAACTGTTAGAAACATAATCATGAAGGAGAATGACAGTGAACTGAAGAACATGAGCTCCAATTTAAGTACTCGGGAGGAGAAGGCTAAAACCAGCAGAAGGGATGAGTGGTGCTCAGTGTGCAATGGTACCAGAGCccaaatgtattttcatgtacAATCCctagagggaggcagagagctACATAAGGCAAAAAG tcaGTTGTTTAAGCCCCCAGCACCAGTGAGGCACAGTGTaccaaaagaaatcaaatatacTGATGAAGAAG atTTACATGGCCGGGAGATAAGTAAGGTGGGGAAAATCACAGCAGAGGAACAGTCTTTCTCTCATTCCCGGTGTGCAG gCTGTATTTTGCCTTTTGAGAAAGTTACCAGTCGCACCTTTGCATCTCTTCAAAGCTCCTGCCGTCACAGCTGTGACATGCACAAGGCCCTCCAAGCGGCCACAGAGCAATTCAGGACTCATCACTGCAGCCTGCTGTTTAGGAGAGAGTACCAGGAAGATACTGGGGAGCTGACAGACCGCAACTCTGAGGCGATGTCAGCAGCAGAGCAAGAAAGAAGCCAAGAATACTGGAGCG AGACCTGCCTGACTCCCATACATAAAGGAGCATGGAAAGGCAAAAGCTCCCTACCAGGACAACACCGGAAGAAGCACAATG GCATCACTTTGACTCCTCTGCACAGAGGATCTAAAAAGGAGACATTCACTTCTCATAACAAGACCG agagaagaagaaggaataATAGTGGACATCATGTTCTTGATGATGAACCGAAGACTAGCACAGATCACTGCTCCACT agaaggaagaggaagaactTCAGCCTTGAGGAGGTGCGCAACCTACTGAGCGGAGTAAAGAGATTTGGCTTCTCTTGGAACTCCATCTTGTGGTCATATCCCTTCCAACCTGGACGCACCAATGTTGACCTGGCCAAGAAATACATGCGGCTAAtg AGAGGTGGAACCCAGGACGCTGGATGTGCATAA
- the LOC120792763 gene encoding cell surface glycoprotein 1-like → MGNRFSRRRDITASSGETNAAEQKAAEEPAAPQPAEESGIAPTQEAVETENLDDVVVVGEPETVEPRLPSEECTSECKEVEAPAASAALNDADPEPVAKETPAPVGEPSPPESEPVAEPEPVAEAQLAPEPAPEPVPDPGPTSFPEAGVEALPEPTSELVPAPAEAVEQQTDMLTLDSLSEPSPPSPPLVDLCVPDVTPQPVNTTPSPAPIPDPVDADEPSDIPVTEERQDGAEAARSSTLEPERPEGTSESLEKLMEEEAAENLEQLVSDVNEESISGLLQNLELKGNDLVTDLIPSDVKIPDDTPITDVY, encoded by the coding sequence ATGGGAAACAGGTTCAGCAGGAGGCGAGACATTACAGCCAGCAGTGGTGAAACCAATGCCGCTGAGCAGAAGGCTGCGGAGGAGCCCGCGGCTCCTCAGCCAGCAGAGGAGTCTGGGATAGCACCGACTCAGGAGGCCGTGGAGACAGAGAATCTAGAtgatgtggtggtggtgggggagcCAGAGACAGTGGAGCCGCGTTTACCCTCTGAAGAGTGTACATCAGAGTGTAAAGAGGTAGAGGCTCCTGCTGCCTCAGCCGCACTGAATGATGCTGACCCAGAGCCTGTGGCAAAGGAGACCCCGGCTCCAGTCGGCGAACCGTCGCCTCCAGAGTCGGAACCTGTAGCGGAACCGGAACCTGTCGCTGAAGCTCAGCTTGCCCCAGAACCGGCCCCGGAACCTGTTCCTGACCCAGGGCCTACCTCATTTCCAGAGGCAGGAGTTGAGGCTCTCCCTGAGCCCACCTCAGAGTTGGTCCCAGCCCCAGCTGAGGCCGtagagcagcagacagacatgcTTACCCTCGATTCTCTCTCTGAGCCATCCCCTCCTTCACCCCCTTTGGTCGACCTGTGTGTCCCTGATGTCACTCCCCAGCCTGTTAACACTACTCCCTCCCCAGCTCCCATCCCTGACCCAGTCGATGCAGATGAGCCCTCAGACATCCCAGTGACTGAGGAACGCCAAGACGGTGCTGAGGCTGCTCGGAGCTCCACGCTTGAGCCGGAAAGGCCCGAGGGAACGTCAGAATCTCTGGAAaagctgatggaggaggaggctgcagagAATTTGGAGCAGCTTGTGAGCGATGTCAATGAGGAAAGCATAAGTGGACTTCTACAGAACTTAGAGCTGAAAGGAAATGACCTTGTCACCGACCTCATTCCCAGTGATGTCAAGATCCCTGACGACACTCCCATCACAGACGTCTACTGA